One Armatimonadota bacterium DNA segment encodes these proteins:
- the purD gene encoding phosphoribosylamine--glycine ligase, which translates to MRVLLVGSGAREHALAWALGRSGLVSEILSAPGNPGIARYGRCFPVRATDIPGIVALAEEHRPDLVVVGPEEPLALGLVDALSARGIPVFGPTQGAARIESSKIFAKELLGRHGIPQPGYRIFEDPEEAVRWVRTRRGPCVVKADGLAAGKGSVVCRDSLEAEAAIQALMVQGRLGEAGRRVVVEEYLEGEEASALALVSGECVVPLPLAQDHKRLLDGDRGPNTGGMGAIAPLRVSPGLQARIVREILEPTARALCTEGTPFCGVLYAGLMLTAEGPKVLEFNARWGDPEAQALLPLLQSDLLEILLATCSGTLDRVSVRWAEGASCCVVLASEGYPEQPVRGRRIHGLERLEGRPGVVVFHAGTEERDAALYTAGGRVLSVVGLGGTLEAACEVAYRAVEEVHFEGMQFRRDIGRRARAGIGA; encoded by the coding sequence GTGCGGGTTCTCCTCGTGGGCTCCGGAGCTCGTGAGCACGCGCTCGCGTGGGCTCTCGGGCGGAGTGGGCTGGTCTCCGAGATCCTGTCTGCCCCGGGAAACCCGGGGATCGCGCGGTACGGCCGGTGTTTCCCCGTGCGGGCCACGGACATCCCGGGAATCGTGGCGCTCGCGGAGGAGCACAGGCCGGACCTGGTCGTGGTGGGCCCGGAGGAACCCCTAGCCCTGGGCCTCGTGGATGCCCTCAGCGCGAGGGGCATTCCCGTCTTCGGACCCACCCAGGGGGCGGCCCGCATCGAATCGTCGAAGATCTTTGCCAAGGAACTCCTCGGGCGCCACGGGATCCCGCAGCCCGGGTACCGGATCTTCGAGGATCCCGAGGAGGCGGTACGGTGGGTCCGGACCCGGAGAGGTCCCTGCGTGGTGAAGGCGGACGGGCTCGCGGCCGGCAAGGGATCCGTGGTGTGCCGGGATTCCCTCGAAGCGGAGGCGGCCATCCAGGCCCTCATGGTGCAGGGCCGGCTGGGGGAGGCCGGTCGGCGGGTGGTGGTCGAGGAGTACCTGGAGGGAGAAGAGGCCTCCGCGCTCGCCTTGGTGAGCGGCGAGTGCGTGGTCCCTCTCCCGCTGGCCCAGGACCACAAGCGCCTGCTGGACGGAGACCGAGGGCCCAACACGGGCGGGATGGGGGCCATCGCACCGTTACGGGTCTCTCCGGGGTTGCAGGCGCGGATCGTGCGGGAGATCCTGGAACCCACCGCCCGGGCCCTGTGCACGGAGGGAACGCCCTTCTGCGGGGTGCTTTACGCGGGCCTCATGCTCACCGCGGAGGGCCCGAAAGTCCTGGAGTTCAACGCCCGGTGGGGGGACCCTGAGGCCCAGGCCCTGCTTCCCCTGCTTCAAAGCGATCTCCTCGAGATCCTTCTGGCCACGTGTTCGGGGACCCTCGACCGGGTGTCCGTCCGGTGGGCAGAGGGGGCCAGTTGCTGCGTGGTGCTCGCGAGCGAGGGGTACCCCGAGCAGCCCGTGCGGGGGCGCCGGATCCACGGCCTTGAGCGGTTGGAGGGACGGCCGGGGGTTGTGGTGTTCCACGCGGGGACGGAAGAGCGCGACGCCGCCCTCTACACCGCGGGCGGTCGGGTCCTGAGCGTGGTGGGGCTCGGCGGGACCCTGGAGGCCGCCTGCGAGGTCGCGTATCGGGCCGTGGAGGAGGTGCACTTCGAGGGGATGCAGTTCCGCCGGGACATCGGCCGCCGGGCCCGGGCCGGTATCGGAGCATGA
- a CDS encoding adenylosuccinate synthase has product MPVTAVVGLHWGDEGKGKVIDLLAQRAQLVIRFNGGANAGHTIVNEWGTFRLHLIPSGIFNPGCRNLIGPGCVVNPEVLLQEMEVLQERNLLRGALLLSDRAHLTLPFHVQTDVAEDEARAHGTTRQGIWPTYADKVARIGLRAGDLLYPEFCDRQLAVLLARRNALLQALYGQAPVDAEALRARLRGWAERLRPHIVDGFEVVQEALERDVPVLLEGHLGAMRDLDWGEYPYVTSSTTLAGGACAGAGIPPHRITRIVGVVKAYTTAVGSGPLPTEERGEVGERLRELGGEYGATTGRPRRCGWFDGVAARFAARLNGCTEVALMKLDVLDAFDRVRICVAYELGGKLLEAVPPTPVLERVRPVYEELPGWRTPTSGIARFSDLPAEARTFVRRIQELCGVPVTLIGTGARREHTIHTPGGVL; this is encoded by the coding sequence ATGCCCGTGACCGCGGTGGTGGGACTGCATTGGGGAGACGAGGGGAAGGGCAAGGTGATCGATCTGCTGGCGCAGCGGGCGCAGCTGGTGATCCGGTTCAACGGAGGGGCCAACGCGGGCCACACCATCGTGAACGAGTGGGGAACCTTCCGGCTGCACCTCATCCCCTCCGGCATCTTCAATCCCGGGTGCCGCAACCTCATCGGCCCGGGCTGCGTGGTGAACCCGGAAGTGCTGCTCCAGGAGATGGAGGTCCTGCAGGAGCGGAACCTCCTGCGGGGAGCGCTGCTCCTCTCCGACCGGGCCCATCTCACCCTCCCCTTTCACGTCCAGACGGACGTGGCGGAAGATGAGGCCCGCGCCCACGGGACCACCCGCCAGGGCATCTGGCCCACGTACGCGGACAAGGTGGCCCGCATCGGGCTGCGGGCAGGAGATCTGCTGTATCCGGAGTTCTGCGATCGGCAGCTGGCTGTGCTCCTCGCACGGCGCAACGCCCTGCTGCAGGCCCTGTACGGGCAGGCGCCCGTGGATGCCGAGGCCCTGCGGGCCCGGCTGCGGGGGTGGGCGGAACGCCTCCGCCCCCACATCGTGGACGGGTTTGAGGTCGTGCAGGAGGCCCTGGAACGCGACGTCCCGGTCCTCCTGGAGGGGCACCTGGGCGCCATGCGGGACCTGGACTGGGGGGAGTACCCATACGTGACCTCCTCCACCACCCTGGCGGGCGGGGCTTGCGCGGGCGCCGGGATCCCGCCACATCGCATCACCCGCATCGTGGGCGTGGTGAAAGCGTACACCACCGCGGTGGGATCAGGCCCCCTGCCCACGGAGGAACGGGGAGAGGTGGGGGAACGCCTGCGGGAACTGGGCGGGGAGTACGGGGCCACCACAGGCCGACCCCGCCGGTGCGGGTGGTTTGACGGCGTGGCGGCCCGGTTCGCGGCCCGACTCAACGGGTGCACGGAGGTGGCCCTCATGAAGCTCGATGTGCTCGACGCGTTTGACCGCGTCCGGATCTGCGTGGCCTACGAGCTCGGGGGAAAACTCCTGGAGGCGGTTCCGCCCACCCCCGTGCTGGAGCGGGTTCGCCCCGTGTACGAGGAGCTCCCGGGATGGCGCACGCCCACTTCTGGGATCGCCCGATTCTCGGATCTCCCTGCGGAGGCCCGGACCTTCGTGCGCCGGATCCAGGAGCTGTGCGGAGTACCCGTCACCCTCATCGGTACGGGTGCCCGGCGGGAGCACACCATCCACACCCCGGGAGGGGTGCTGTGA
- the purB gene encoding adenylosuccinate lyase codes for MIPRYTTPEMAELWSERTKLATWLEVELLAVEAQAAHGLVPQETASRLRARARTPDPERVREAEGRTRHDVVAFLEVVSEDLGEDARYLHRGIGSSDVVDTATAVLLVRATDLLLQELDGLLRVLVELADRYRHTLMPGRTHGMVAEPTTFGLKVASWLAEMRRNRERLLRAREAVRVGKLSGEVGNYAHLPPWAEAYVCERLGLVPETVSTQIVSRDRHAELLCAIAVTAGSLERIATEIRNLQRTEIHEVEEPFEAGQTGSSAMPHKRNPILCERITGLARMLRGMGLVALENEALWGERDLSHSSNERLTLPGATTLLHYALRQMRYVLEHLRVDPEAMRRNLDRTGGLVYSHRVLLLLVARGMPREEAYRAVQRAAFRVEEDPHRAPDAFLHALLEDPVVRRYADEAALRGCFDLTPYLAHVDEILSRAGIPPKEKRA; via the coding sequence GTGATCCCCCGGTACACCACCCCGGAGATGGCGGAGCTGTGGAGCGAGCGCACGAAGCTCGCCACCTGGCTCGAGGTGGAGCTGCTGGCCGTGGAGGCCCAGGCCGCGCACGGCCTTGTTCCGCAGGAGACCGCCTCGCGCCTGCGGGCCCGGGCCCGGACCCCCGACCCCGAACGGGTGCGGGAGGCGGAGGGGCGTACCCGGCACGACGTGGTGGCCTTCCTGGAGGTGGTCTCGGAAGACCTCGGGGAGGACGCCCGCTACCTGCACCGGGGCATCGGGTCCAGCGACGTGGTGGACACCGCCACCGCGGTGCTCCTCGTGCGGGCCACGGACCTCCTCCTGCAGGAACTGGACGGGCTGCTCCGGGTGCTCGTCGAGCTCGCGGACCGGTATCGCCACACCCTGATGCCGGGCCGCACCCACGGGATGGTGGCGGAGCCCACCACCTTCGGGCTCAAGGTGGCGAGCTGGCTCGCGGAGATGCGGCGGAACCGCGAGCGCCTTCTGCGGGCCCGGGAGGCGGTGCGGGTGGGGAAGCTCTCCGGAGAGGTGGGCAACTACGCGCACCTTCCACCGTGGGCCGAGGCGTACGTGTGCGAGCGGCTGGGCCTGGTACCGGAGACGGTCTCTACCCAGATCGTCTCGCGGGACCGGCATGCGGAGCTGCTGTGCGCCATCGCGGTCACCGCGGGAAGCCTCGAGCGCATCGCCACGGAGATCCGCAACCTCCAGCGCACGGAGATCCACGAGGTGGAGGAACCCTTCGAGGCGGGCCAGACGGGGAGCAGTGCCATGCCGCACAAGCGCAACCCCATCCTCTGCGAGCGGATCACGGGGCTTGCCCGGATGCTGCGGGGGATGGGCCTCGTGGCCCTGGAGAACGAGGCCTTGTGGGGCGAGCGGGACCTCAGCCACTCCAGCAACGAGCGCCTCACCCTGCCCGGGGCCACCACCCTCCTCCACTACGCCCTGCGGCAGATGCGCTACGTCCTCGAACACCTGCGGGTGGATCCGGAGGCCATGCGCCGAAACCTTGACCGCACGGGCGGCCTCGTGTACTCCCACCGGGTCCTGCTCCTCCTGGTGGCGCGGGGCATGCCCCGGGAAGAAGCGTACCGGGCCGTGCAGCGGGCCGCCTTCCGGGTCGAGGAGGATCCGCATCGGGCTCCGGATGCCTTCCTGCACGCCCTCCTGGAAGACCCGGTCGTCCGGCGGTACGCGGACGAGGCGGCCCTGCGCGGTTGCTTCGATCTCACGCCGTACCTCGCGCACGTGGATGAGATCCTGAGCCGGGCCGGAATCCCGCCGAAGGAGAAGCGCGCATGA
- a CDS encoding phosphoribosylaminoimidazolesuccinocarboxamide synthase produces the protein MNAVLSLPLYLRGKVRDVYDLGDRLLMVTTDRLSAFDCVLPTPIPDRGKVLTQLSAFWFSRTVPVIWNHLITTDLRAIAEALGQPVEGLAELEDRTMLVWRARRIPFECVVRGYLAGSGWRDYVRTGAVCGIRLPRGLREGERLPEPIFTPATKNEGGHDENVPFEAVAEALGEELAQRLREVSLVLYRVLHDHAYDRGLILADTKFEFGMRKDALMLIDELGTPDSSRYWDREAYERGGSMASFDKQFVRDYLERIGWSKQPPAPPLPPEVVEATRSRYLEAYRRLTGQIPAWGLR, from the coding sequence ATGAACGCCGTGCTCTCCCTCCCCCTGTACCTCCGGGGCAAGGTGCGGGACGTGTACGACCTGGGGGATCGGCTGCTCATGGTGACCACGGACCGCCTGAGCGCCTTCGACTGTGTGCTCCCCACCCCCATCCCGGACCGGGGCAAGGTGCTCACGCAGCTCTCGGCCTTCTGGTTCTCCCGCACCGTTCCCGTCATCTGGAACCATCTCATCACCACGGACCTGAGGGCCATCGCGGAGGCCCTGGGTCAGCCCGTGGAGGGCCTCGCGGAGCTGGAGGATCGCACCATGCTGGTGTGGCGGGCGCGGCGGATCCCCTTCGAGTGCGTGGTGCGGGGGTATCTCGCGGGGTCCGGGTGGCGGGATTACGTACGGACGGGGGCGGTGTGCGGGATCCGGCTTCCGCGGGGGCTTCGGGAAGGGGAGCGGCTCCCGGAGCCCATCTTCACCCCCGCCACCAAGAACGAGGGGGGACACGACGAGAACGTGCCCTTCGAGGCCGTGGCGGAGGCGTTGGGGGAGGAACTGGCCCAACGCCTGCGGGAGGTGAGTCTTGTGCTGTACCGGGTCCTCCACGACCACGCGTACGACCGGGGATTGATCCTGGCGGACACCAAATTCGAGTTCGGGATGCGCAAAGATGCGCTGATGCTCATCGACGAGCTCGGCACCCCGGACTCCTCCCGGTACTGGGACCGAGAGGCGTACGAGCGCGGGGGATCCATGGCCTCCTTCGACAAGCAGTTCGTGCGGGACTACCTGGAGCGCATCGGGTGGAGCAAGCAGCCTCCCGCCCCTCCGCTTCCGCCGGAGGTGGTGGAGGCCACCCGCTCCCGGTACCTGGAGGCCTACCGCCGTCTCACGGGGCAGATCCCCGCGTGGGGGCTACGGTGA
- the purS gene encoding phosphoribosylformylglycinamidine synthase subunit PurS — translation MRRVRVVIFLKPGVLDAQGQAVATGLRALGYEVGEVRVGRAVELVLPDGTDVMEMCERFLANPLIEEWRVEEA, via the coding sequence GTGAGGCGGGTTCGGGTGGTGATCTTCCTCAAGCCCGGGGTTCTGGACGCCCAGGGTCAGGCGGTGGCCACGGGGCTGCGGGCTTTGGGCTACGAGGTGGGGGAGGTCCGGGTGGGCCGTGCGGTGGAGCTCGTGCTCCCGGATGGGACGGACGTGATGGAGATGTGCGAGCGGTTCCTCGCCAATCCCCTCATCGAGGAGTGGCGGGTGGAGGAGGCGTGA